One Dehalococcoidales bacterium DNA segment encodes these proteins:
- a CDS encoding alpha/beta hydrolase, producing MKRWHKLYKIISIVLGVVLVLYLGISWYGAKTAMEIPRLPVVYDPAALGTSYENVAFPSRGDNLTLTGWFLPGVNKDVILVVNGGFQNRIDDNSDTGGLARALAAEGHNILLYDLRGRGESEGKGRSLLHIDEDIGGAVDYLVGRGFATDAICILGFCSGAASAAMYAGGNGVGSLILVGCFIDMHTMVIRQAQSINAPTFLAYLFWPGGIVFTRLFYGYHVVNPIDVMPGIACPVLFVHEELDDFSSSAETQRLYHAAPNPANEVWEVPGAVHSQVFRVRPAEFVAKIGEFIDRTIGLSAD from the coding sequence TTGAAACGCTGGCATAAGCTCTACAAGATAATCTCCATCGTGCTGGGCGTGGTCCTGGTGCTCTACCTGGGCATCTCCTGGTACGGCGCTAAAACGGCCATGGAAATTCCCCGCCTCCCCGTGGTGTATGACCCCGCGGCTTTGGGGACGTCTTATGAGAACGTCGCTTTCCCCAGTCGCGGTGACAACCTCACTCTTACAGGCTGGTTCCTCCCCGGTGTCAATAAAGACGTTATCCTGGTGGTGAACGGCGGTTTCCAGAACCGCATCGATGATAACTCGGACACCGGCGGCCTGGCGCGCGCCCTGGCGGCGGAGGGGCACAATATCCTTCTCTATGATTTAAGGGGCAGGGGGGAATCGGAGGGTAAGGGCCGTTCCCTCTTGCATATCGATGAGGATATCGGCGGGGCGGTGGATTACCTGGTCGGCCGGGGCTTCGCCACGGACGCTATCTGCATCCTCGGTTTTTGCTCCGGGGCGGCTTCCGCCGCTATGTACGCCGGCGGCAACGGTGTCGGCTCGCTCATACTGGTCGGCTGCTTTATTGACATGCACACCATGGTCATCCGGCAGGCGCAGTCCATTAACGCCCCCACTTTCCTGGCTTACCTGTTCTGGCCGGGCGGCATCGTGTTTACGCGTCTCTTCTACGGCTATCACGTGGTGAATCCTATCGACGTTATGCCGGGTATTGCCTGCCCGGTCTTGTTCGTGCATGAAGAGCTGGACGATTTCTCCAGCAGTGCGGAAACGCAGCGGCTTTATCACGCTGCCCCCAACCCCGCCAATGAGGTCTGGGAGGTCCCCGGCGCGGTGCACAGCCAGGTCTTCCGCGTGCGCCCGGCGGAGTTCGTGGCTAAAATAGGGGAGTTCATCGACCGCACTATCGGCTTGTCCGCCGATTAG